GCTAGAAAAAATGCTGAAAGAGCGTGGCATTGAACGGGAACTGGTCGGCACGAACGAATTTAAAGACGTGAATGATTTCAAAGAGAAAAAAGAGCAGATACGAGAATTAGATACAAAAATCGTGGATTTGGAGAAGAAATACACGGCAGAACGTGAAAAGCTCCAGGAAGGCGTACAAGAGCTTGTAAAGGCGGTAGAGTCCTCTAAGTCGGTTGAAGGCTTGGAAGTCGAGAAAGCAGGCTTATTTGACCGTAGAAACGTCAAAATGCCTGCTGAGGACTTCGAGAACATGAAAACCTTAGCGAAGGCTTCAGAAGCCCTTAAAACGCAAAATACGAAGCTTCAGCGTGAATCAGATGCTAATTTGAGAGAAAAACAGAAACTAGAAAAAGAAAATGCAGAATTGAAACAAGAGAACAGTCAAGTTAAAGCAGATCTTAAAACACTGGAAAAAGCGTTTGAGATGCAGAAGCGAGTTGTTCAATCCTTAAAACATACGTTGCATATGGTTAAAGAAAACTCCTTACAAGTTATTGCTGTACCCAAACAAAAGATGGCTGATCTTATGGGGAAGGCTCGAGCGATTTCTTTGTTGCATAACTTTGAGGAAATCAAAGTAGATATAGATTCATTGCGAGAGGTTGTGCCGGAAGAAGAAAAGAGTGCAGCTGATAAAATTTTTGACAGGCACGAGAAGAAAGAGAAAGAAAAAGAAGAGGAAAAACAACAAATTATTCAAGAGCGAAGAGAAAGACAAAAAGATATGGGGATGGAGAGGTAAAAAAAAAAAAAAAAAAAAAGAAAAACATCATGGAGAAAATGAGCGCATAAAAAAAACAAACAAAATCCTCTCGGAAATGAGGTGAGTTTTGTTTGTTTTTTTGAGATAAAAAAAGCCCTTTTTTAGGGGCTTTTTTTTCGTGTTTTTTCTATCTTGATACTACACGTCGTTATTTCGGCACGAAATAAGGGCGTGTAGTAGGTCTTCGCTCTTACGCCCTCAAGGGTTCTTGCTCTCAAAAAACGTCGATTTATAGGATACGATTTCAAAAAAAAAGACTTGCCCTTTTTTCATCTGAAAGTTAAGCTTAAGTTACCACACAAAAGTTTAAATACAGAGAGGAGGACAAGTCTTTTGAACTTATTAAATTTAGATTGCTCACTTGTGACTTTACAACATTTATGATTAAAAATCAACCTAGCGAATGGGAAAAACCCAAACTTAAAAATACAAAACTTGGCGACGAACTGGCGAGCAAGTTGACACCTAAAAAAGATATGAATCGGAAAGCAATGGTTTATATCGAAAAACACGTCACGGTTAAATCGGTGGTGCGATTTGAAACGTGCAGTAATTTCTTGTTATTTCTGACCAACGAGGAAATGAGTGTGAAGAGATTGCACAAAACCTATTCCTGTGACAATCGTTTCTGCCCCATTTGTACATGGAAGACGGCAAAGAAAGACGCCATTAAGCTGTCGGTCATGTTTGACGCGGTGAAAGAAATCGAAGGCAAGGAATTTTTGTTTCTGACGCTGACTTCTCCCAACTGTGGTGCTGGGGAATTAAGCGAGGAATTAGACAAGTTCAATAAAGCTGTGAAACGGCTGTTTGAACGTCGGAACGTAAAACGTGTGGTGAAAGGCTACGTCCGAAAAATAGAAGTGACGACAGACCAGGAACAATTTATCACGGCAAAAGCGTTCAAGCGCAAGAAAGATTATTTCGAAATGCGTGGGTTAAAGGTCGGGGACCCGAATCCGACATACAACACCTACAACCCTCATGTGCATGCGGTTGTGGTGGTGAATAAAAGTTATTTCAACAAGGCAAGCGATTTCATCAGCAAAGAAGAATGGTTGAAAATGTGGCAAGAGTGCATGGAAGACAAGTCGATTACCCAGGTCGATGTCAAGAAAATTCGTGCTACAGGTAATTCAAATGCCGTGCTTGAAATTGCGAAGTACGCGGCAAAAGGAAGCGACTTGTATCACAGCGAAATGGTCTTTGATGCATT
The Planococcus sp. MSAK28401 DNA segment above includes these coding regions:
- a CDS encoding protein rep; translated protein: MSVKRLHKTYSCDNRFCPICTWKTAKKDAIKLSVMFDAVKEIEGKEFLFLTLTSPNCGAGELSEELDKFNKAVKRLFERRNVKRVVKGYVRKIEVTTDQEQFITAKAFKRKKDYFEMRGLKVGDPNPTYNTYNPHVHAVVVVNKSYFNKASDFISKEEWLKMWQECMEDKSITQVDVKKIRATGNSNAVLEIAKYAAKGSDLYHSEMVFDAFYTALKGRQLLVYSGMMKDYAKKYEAGELDRFKEKDENIYTHLLRSLWKGSKYDSKLRELSPEEFEEFNKRAEHIEESDEVE